From Roseibium alexandrii DFL-11, the proteins below share one genomic window:
- a CDS encoding MalY/PatB family protein — MTEWNFDEVIDRTEVPALKWHTRVLGPNAPKLFQAGVADMDFQVAPCIREAMTRRLAHGVFGYEAVPDGLFPSLTEWLNDRHNWRVDPEHILRAPNVLNALAMVLNTFTEEGAGVIIQPPVFFDFQDIIHENGRRVVLNPLRLQEGGYEMDFDGLEEVASNSRTQMMFLCNPHNPVGRVWTRAELEQLGQICRRHNVLVVSDELHGDLTFAGHPYVPFASLGEENSLNSIVCLSPAKSFNIASCCAAFTLVTDNHKRAALQAENSRLTVNKNNAFSSVAMEAAYRGGGPWLDAAIAYLTGNRDLLRERISGLERVKLVEPEGTFLAWLDFRGMELDTDRLTAFLREEAGWAITRGIAFGEEGAGFGRLNFACPRSRLDTALERLEAAVVSHS; from the coding sequence ATGACCGAATGGAATTTTGACGAGGTTATCGACCGCACCGAAGTGCCGGCGCTCAAATGGCACACTCGGGTTTTAGGACCCAATGCTCCCAAGCTGTTCCAGGCCGGCGTTGCGGACATGGATTTCCAGGTTGCCCCCTGCATAAGAGAAGCGATGACCCGGCGCCTGGCTCATGGCGTGTTCGGATATGAGGCCGTACCTGATGGACTTTTTCCATCTCTCACGGAATGGCTCAACGATCGACATAACTGGCGCGTCGATCCGGAGCATATATTGCGTGCGCCAAATGTGTTGAACGCTCTGGCGATGGTTCTTAACACGTTCACGGAAGAAGGCGCGGGTGTCATCATCCAACCGCCTGTTTTTTTCGACTTTCAGGATATTATTCATGAAAATGGCCGACGTGTCGTGCTCAACCCTTTGCGACTGCAAGAGGGCGGCTACGAGATGGATTTCGATGGTCTGGAGGAGGTTGCCAGCAATTCTCGCACGCAGATGATGTTCCTATGCAATCCACACAATCCGGTCGGCAGGGTCTGGACGCGGGCAGAACTTGAGCAATTGGGTCAAATCTGCCGCCGCCACAACGTGCTGGTGGTATCTGATGAGCTTCACGGTGATCTGACATTTGCAGGTCACCCCTATGTCCCCTTCGCGTCCCTTGGCGAGGAAAACTCCCTCAACTCCATTGTTTGCTTGTCTCCCGCCAAGAGCTTCAACATCGCTTCTTGCTGCGCGGCCTTCACACTCGTGACGGACAATCACAAGCGCGCAGCTTTGCAGGCGGAGAACAGCCGCCTAACCGTGAACAAGAACAACGCCTTTTCCTCTGTTGCGATGGAAGCCGCATATCGCGGGGGTGGTCCGTGGCTTGATGCAGCAATCGCCTATCTGACCGGAAACCGCGACCTGTTGCGCGAGCGTATATCAGGTCTTGAGCGCGTGAAACTCGTCGAACCGGAAGGTACCTTTCTTGCGTGGTTGGATTTTCGAGGAATGGAACTGGACACTGACCGGCTGACCGCATTCTTGCGGGAAGAAGCCGGGTGGGCGATCACCAGAGGGATCGCTTTTGGAGAGGAAGGTGCGGGTTTCGGCCGATTGAATTTTGCTTGCCCGAGATCGCGGCTTGATACCGCGCTGGAACGGCTCGAAGCTGCGGTCGTCTCTCACTCCTGA
- a CDS encoding HNH endonuclease: MALKMIRRPPRTLASRIRPPVKLTDPFYQSAGWRALAADIKRQRRYRCEACGSDFSRRADKLIADHIVERSAGGAEFDPLNIQCLCIACHNRKTAKARKARKARTAGTAGG, encoded by the coding sequence GTGGCGTTGAAGATGATCCGCAGACCCCCGCGGACGCTGGCCTCCCGGATCAGGCCGCCGGTGAAGCTCACCGACCCGTTCTACCAGTCAGCCGGCTGGCGCGCCCTTGCTGCCGACATCAAGCGCCAGCGCCGCTACCGCTGTGAGGCCTGCGGTTCCGATTTCTCCAGGCGGGCCGACAAGCTGATTGCCGATCACATCGTGGAACGGAGCGCGGGCGGGGCGGAGTTTGATCCGCTCAACATCCAGTGCCTGTGCATCGCCTGCCACAACCGCAAGACCGCGAAGGCCCGAAAGGCCCGAAAGGCCCGCACGGCTGGCACGGCGGGCGGTTAA
- a CDS encoding terminase large subunit has product MTPTWSTACPDWEQRIVAGRSLIPFAPLFPEEAEAALKVFKSLRVVDLPNQPTFGACSDQWVFEFVGAIFGAYDARNARRLISEFLLLIAKKNSKSTIAAGIMITALIRNWRHTNELTLLAPTMEVANNSYIPASAMVKADPELQMVLKTSDHQRTIKHLTTEAELKVVAADSDTSAGKKSGFILVDELWLFGKKPRSSAMLQEATGGLIARPEGFVIYLTTHSDEPPAGVWKSKLDYFRDVRDGKITDTEKLGVLYEFPEPMIEGEAYLDPDNFYITNPNIGRSVRRGWLETKLKEAVSGGGDDDKQTFLAKHLNVPIGTRLRRDRWAGADAWDSAADPELASLEDLLDRAEVVTAGIDGGGLDDFLGLALIGRERGAQRWMLWTMACCHEKALDRRKDIKTMVQGFAQSGEVLICRSGEEDIVAVADIIEQVWSRGLFPEKNAVGLDPVGVAAIMDELMARELPEDMLVGVPQGYKLSGVTKGMARKVDDGSLVHGGSGLMSWCIGNAKTEKRGNADYVTKQASGSMKIDPLIAAFNAFDLMSRHPDPAGGPSVYEDRGILFL; this is encoded by the coding sequence GTGACGCCGACCTGGTCGACCGCCTGTCCGGACTGGGAACAGCGGATCGTTGCAGGCCGGTCGCTGATCCCGTTCGCCCCGCTTTTCCCGGAAGAAGCGGAGGCGGCGCTGAAAGTGTTCAAGTCCCTGCGCGTGGTGGACCTGCCCAACCAGCCGACCTTCGGAGCCTGTTCGGACCAATGGGTGTTCGAGTTCGTCGGGGCGATCTTCGGCGCCTATGATGCACGAAATGCCCGCCGCCTGATTTCGGAATTTCTCCTGCTGATCGCGAAGAAGAACAGCAAGTCCACCATTGCCGCCGGCATCATGATCACCGCGCTGATCCGCAACTGGCGGCACACCAACGAACTGACGTTGCTGGCACCGACAATGGAGGTGGCCAACAACAGCTACATTCCCGCCTCGGCCATGGTGAAGGCGGATCCCGAACTGCAAATGGTACTCAAGACGAGCGATCACCAGCGCACCATCAAGCACCTGACAACGGAAGCGGAGTTGAAGGTGGTGGCGGCCGACAGCGACACATCTGCGGGCAAAAAGTCCGGTTTCATTCTGGTGGACGAGCTCTGGCTGTTCGGCAAGAAACCGAGATCCAGCGCCATGCTGCAAGAGGCAACGGGCGGATTGATTGCCCGGCCGGAAGGTTTCGTGATCTATCTGACGACACATTCCGACGAGCCACCCGCCGGCGTCTGGAAAAGCAAGCTGGACTATTTCCGCGATGTTCGGGACGGCAAGATCACGGACACCGAAAAGCTGGGCGTTCTTTACGAGTTTCCGGAGCCCATGATCGAGGGGGAAGCGTATCTCGATCCGGATAATTTCTACATTACCAATCCGAATATCGGCCGGTCTGTGCGCCGCGGCTGGCTGGAAACCAAGTTGAAGGAGGCCGTCTCGGGCGGCGGGGACGACGACAAGCAGACCTTCCTTGCCAAGCATCTGAACGTGCCGATCGGAACCCGGTTGCGCCGGGACCGCTGGGCGGGAGCTGATGCCTGGGACAGCGCTGCCGATCCGGAACTTGCCAGCCTTGAGGACCTTCTTGACCGGGCCGAAGTGGTGACGGCGGGGATCGATGGCGGCGGCCTGGATGATTTTCTGGGTCTCGCCCTGATTGGCCGGGAGCGCGGCGCGCAGCGCTGGATGCTCTGGACGATGGCGTGTTGTCACGAAAAGGCACTGGATCGCCGGAAGGATATCAAAACCATGGTCCAGGGTTTTGCACAATCCGGCGAGGTTCTGATTTGCCGGTCCGGGGAAGAGGACATCGTTGCGGTGGCGGACATCATCGAGCAGGTCTGGAGCCGGGGTCTGTTTCCTGAAAAAAATGCCGTCGGCCTCGATCCGGTCGGAGTGGCCGCCATCATGGACGAACTGATGGCCCGGGAGCTGCCCGAAGACATGCTGGTTGGCGTTCCCCAGGGCTACAAGCTTTCCGGTGTGACAAAGGGCATGGCGCGCAAGGTGGATGACGGGTCTCTGGTGCACGGTGGCAGCGGCCTGATGTCCTGGTGCATCGGGAACGCCAAAACCGAAAAACGCGGCAACGCCGACTACGTCACCAAACAGGCGTCCGGCTCCATGAAAATCGATCCGTTGATTGCCGCCTTCAATGCCTTCGACCTGATGAGCCGTCATCCGGATCCCGCCGGCGGACCGTCCGTTTATGAAGATCGCGGGATTCTGTTTCTCTGA
- a CDS encoding succinylglutamate desuccinylase/aspartoacylase family protein: protein MSQSAIVSEVDFDANGKQQGYLRVPYSVHRSAYGWIPVPVTMIKNNVGPTLVITAGVHGDEYEGQIAVSSLARSLNAEDIHGRLILLPMLNFPAAEAGLRTSPIDHGNLNRLFPGSPSGTPSEMLAHWYEDVLLPMADYAVDLHSGGASLDYPATLLRGPAHSPEEEAGLTVLQDAFDLPYTWKFTGGGGKGSTARTAMGAANRNGVINVMAELGGGARVTPDILSRTSRGLQRILGALGMIRDFVPDRALGSRVLNVKGSVYCYEPGVFEPVKEIAEDIAEGETLALIHHPETPGRTPDVVVSPYAGMILARRAMAHVLRGDALFQIASDAA from the coding sequence ATGTCACAAAGCGCTATTGTCAGCGAAGTCGACTTCGACGCGAATGGGAAACAGCAAGGTTACCTTAGGGTGCCTTATTCCGTGCATCGGTCCGCATATGGCTGGATCCCTGTTCCGGTCACCATGATAAAGAACAACGTGGGGCCAACGCTTGTTATCACAGCCGGGGTCCATGGCGATGAGTATGAAGGACAAATTGCCGTGTCATCGTTGGCCCGGTCTCTCAATGCCGAAGACATACACGGAAGACTGATTCTGTTGCCGATGCTGAATTTTCCGGCTGCCGAAGCGGGCTTGCGGACATCTCCCATTGACCATGGCAACCTCAACCGGCTTTTCCCCGGCAGTCCTTCCGGCACTCCAAGCGAGATGCTCGCGCACTGGTATGAGGACGTGCTGCTGCCGATGGCGGATTACGCGGTCGATCTTCATTCCGGGGGTGCATCTCTTGATTATCCAGCAACACTGTTGCGCGGCCCCGCGCATTCGCCAGAAGAAGAGGCCGGCCTGACAGTGTTGCAAGACGCCTTTGATCTTCCCTACACTTGGAAGTTCACAGGCGGCGGTGGGAAAGGTAGCACGGCGCGGACGGCGATGGGGGCGGCGAACCGCAACGGGGTGATCAATGTGATGGCCGAGCTGGGCGGCGGCGCCCGCGTCACGCCAGACATCCTGAGCCGAACCAGCCGTGGCTTGCAGCGCATTCTCGGCGCACTCGGCATGATCAGAGATTTCGTCCCAGACCGCGCACTCGGCAGCCGCGTTCTGAATGTAAAAGGATCGGTGTATTGCTATGAACCCGGCGTGTTTGAGCCCGTCAAAGAGATTGCTGAAGACATCGCCGAGGGGGAGACCCTCGCGCTGATCCATCATCCTGAAACACCGGGACGTACCCCAGATGTGGTGGTCTCCCCTTATGCCGGAATGATCCTGGCTCGGCGTGCGATGGCCCACGTATTGCGGGGCGACGCACTGTTCCAGATTGCATCGGACGCGGCGTGA
- a CDS encoding alginate export family protein, producing MKTGHLAAFAAIALGQFGVAASPPAWASEPLIYQADNLEVQLLLQAGVNVVAEGNLFWTLSDTFARSENYNPDKVWVEYYLKPGISASYTLPWDMTAYGKASLVASYTQDIDAYDLGNTGRITLEEGYVGIQKRFDNLSKIDFSIGPRELKLGTGMLVANGGSSGFERGALKFGPRKAWELAAIARGTVGNYSATAFYLDPNEMPSTDNKNELAGFDVRYDGSGGGFAGITYLNVLSSNNAYPKAAPAGRGAPSIQAGARDGLNALGFYARTGPINTHFGTAFFSADGAAEWNETIDMFAWGGRLQAGHIWSEHSWLPSLTYTYKTFSGDDPATSQQERFDPLYYDGSPSSWATGSKSSMTFINSNVQAHEIAFNIKPTKKNSITLRYAHIRANELRSPIQFGQATRFEIAGGDNIVAGVTDHHLADDFFLEFSHGFNRNAFLTAGLSASFPGKGLDLAANRDLPVWYGGFVNLVINY from the coding sequence ATGAAAACTGGCCATCTAGCCGCGTTTGCAGCGATTGCTTTAGGGCAATTTGGAGTGGCGGCCAGCCCGCCTGCTTGGGCATCTGAACCGCTAATTTACCAAGCGGATAATTTGGAAGTCCAACTGCTTCTACAAGCGGGTGTAAATGTGGTCGCCGAAGGCAACCTTTTCTGGACGCTGTCCGACACATTTGCACGCAGCGAGAACTATAACCCGGATAAGGTCTGGGTGGAGTATTACCTGAAGCCTGGGATCAGTGCATCTTATACCCTGCCGTGGGATATGACGGCATATGGAAAGGCATCTTTGGTTGCCTCATATACACAAGATATCGATGCGTATGACTTAGGAAACACCGGCCGCATAACGCTCGAAGAGGGGTACGTCGGTATCCAAAAACGGTTCGATAACCTTTCCAAGATCGATTTTTCAATTGGTCCGCGTGAACTCAAGCTCGGGACTGGAATGCTGGTGGCGAACGGTGGTTCGAGTGGGTTTGAGAGAGGAGCATTGAAATTTGGGCCACGGAAGGCTTGGGAACTGGCCGCGATCGCCCGTGGAACCGTGGGCAATTATTCAGCCACTGCATTTTACTTGGATCCCAATGAAATGCCGTCCACGGATAACAAAAATGAGCTTGCGGGTTTTGACGTGCGCTACGACGGCTCAGGCGGCGGATTCGCTGGAATAACGTATCTGAACGTCCTGTCATCGAACAATGCATATCCGAAAGCAGCCCCCGCAGGACGCGGGGCACCCTCCATACAAGCCGGCGCGCGTGACGGATTAAACGCCCTCGGGTTTTACGCGCGGACCGGTCCGATAAACACGCATTTCGGGACCGCGTTTTTTTCTGCGGACGGCGCCGCCGAATGGAATGAAACAATCGATATGTTTGCTTGGGGCGGTCGGTTGCAGGCCGGACATATTTGGTCGGAACATTCCTGGTTGCCGTCTTTGACCTATACCTACAAAACCTTTTCGGGTGATGATCCGGCGACCTCGCAACAAGAACGTTTCGATCCGCTTTATTATGACGGCTCTCCCAGCAGCTGGGCGACTGGCTCCAAATCGTCGATGACCTTCATCAATTCAAACGTCCAGGCCCACGAAATCGCCTTCAATATCAAACCGACGAAGAAAAACTCGATTACTCTCAGATATGCGCACATTCGCGCCAATGAATTGCGCAGCCCGATCCAGTTTGGACAGGCGACCCGATTTGAAATCGCCGGGGGAGATAATATCGTGGCTGGGGTCACCGACCACCATCTCGCCGACGATTTCTTTCTGGAATTCAGTCACGGCTTTAACCGAAATGCGTTTCTTACCGCTGGACTGAGCGCTTCTTTCCCGGGCAAAGGGCTTGATCTGGCTGCCAACCGGGACCTGCCTGTATGGTACGGCGGCTTTGTGAACCTTGTAATCAATTACTGA
- a CDS encoding phage portal protein translates to MASFFRFLSRTSAPARTEPPALNVDARLGTPLQAMAGDGAVFYDFEDPRFLDFVRGGGGALTEAGVTITPEKALKNTTVFRCVSLISFAIGMLPLHLRNKVTKAKAEDHSAFRVLHRKPNAWQTAFEFRSLMQQRALIHGNAYARILRRGHRVLQLVPFDPARTKVEQLPDWSLRYRYQRPEGGETVLPAKDVFHLRFGLSENGIEGISLVAKAAEAIGLAIQTETAAARLFRNGVIAGGILSMKKRLSPEAYDRLKASLEDRRGAGNAHRDMILEEDMDYKDGAQSGRDNQHLETRKHQIEDVARPFGVPRPLLAVDDTSWGSGVDVLGQMFVRYGLNPWFTAWEQAIERDILTDAETETIEAKFNAGGLLRGSMTDQAEFFAKALGSGGHQPWMTPEEIRALSDLTPGADLPMAPGKQREADNEPS, encoded by the coding sequence ATGGCCTCTTTCTTCCGGTTCTTGAGCCGAACGTCCGCACCGGCGCGGACCGAGCCGCCCGCCTTGAATGTGGATGCAAGGCTCGGAACGCCGCTTCAGGCCATGGCCGGTGATGGTGCCGTCTTCTACGACTTTGAGGATCCGCGGTTTCTCGACTTTGTGCGTGGGGGCGGCGGGGCCCTGACCGAAGCCGGCGTGACGATCACACCGGAAAAGGCCCTGAAAAACACGACGGTGTTTCGATGTGTGTCCCTCATCAGTTTTGCAATCGGAATGTTGCCCCTGCACCTGCGGAACAAGGTGACCAAAGCCAAGGCCGAGGACCATTCCGCTTTCCGGGTCCTGCATCGAAAGCCGAACGCCTGGCAAACGGCCTTTGAATTCCGGAGCCTCATGCAGCAGAGGGCCTTGATCCATGGAAATGCCTATGCCCGAATCCTGCGCCGTGGACATAGGGTCTTGCAGCTTGTGCCATTTGATCCGGCCAGGACCAAGGTGGAACAGCTGCCGGACTGGTCTCTGCGCTACCGGTACCAGCGGCCCGAAGGCGGTGAAACCGTTCTCCCGGCCAAGGATGTGTTTCACCTCCGGTTCGGACTGTCCGAAAATGGAATTGAAGGCATTTCCCTGGTCGCCAAAGCGGCTGAAGCCATTGGTCTTGCCATCCAGACGGAGACTGCCGCAGCGCGCCTGTTCCGAAACGGCGTCATTGCCGGTGGTATCCTGTCCATGAAAAAGCGTTTGTCTCCGGAAGCGTATGACCGTTTGAAGGCCAGCCTCGAAGACCGGCGGGGGGCGGGCAATGCCCATCGGGACATGATCCTGGAAGAGGACATGGACTACAAGGACGGTGCCCAATCCGGCCGGGACAACCAGCATCTGGAAACGCGCAAGCATCAGATTGAGGATGTTGCCCGGCCGTTCGGCGTGCCGCGGCCGCTCCTGGCAGTCGACGACACCTCCTGGGGATCCGGGGTGGATGTGCTCGGACAGATGTTTGTCCGATACGGCTTGAACCCCTGGTTTACCGCCTGGGAACAGGCCATAGAGCGGGACATTCTGACCGATGCCGAGACCGAGACCATCGAGGCCAAGTTCAATGCCGGTGGGCTTTTGCGCGGATCAATGACGGACCAGGCCGAGTTTTTTGCCAAGGCGCTTGGGTCCGGTGGCCACCAGCCCTGGATGACACCAGAGGAAATCCGGGCATTGAGCGATCTAACACCGGGCGCCGATCTGCCCATGGCGCCCGGAAAACAGAGGGAAGCAGACAATGAGCCTTCTTGA
- a CDS encoding helix-turn-helix domain-containing protein — protein sequence MSHKATNWAILQRGLKPAAKIVLWHLCDRHNPDHGCFPKQETLARDCEMSRSTLNLHLKDLERRGLIRREQRRNPKTFQQEATRYKLGFEADFVALAAERPCPDSGQGTKTDPVSGSACSPRPDSGPSRVRKPDTNPVREPVKNPLSDRLRVEAARDVDGGADEGADEGADEGVEAEPALVPDDVPGTEQAPDTAADGGADAADDPKQIERQFWKLVRDWPGLDGMPKQRALRAFQALSAADRAAALARRDAWFALLRATGRSFTPAPSTYCTERLWQDVPGSRDPDISSAGRGSGGAATGLSTGARAAPFGKAWSAVRFADLMRPPYGRFPKPSAYLQGVLSAGGEMAACERLRRRAVYGWPKVSALQARALRQRKGCAADPALAPLEGLFGAVRVGSELWAAWKALHAARGWPWFGADRDLPDWIYLPEPPEGFDRYPDLSAAVAAALARFEAQHQALKRVMDLAQTQGAGDGQDRGLNGPQDNGIKDNGIKGEAAE from the coding sequence ATGAGCCACAAGGCGACCAACTGGGCGATCCTGCAGCGCGGCTTGAAACCGGCCGCCAAGATCGTTCTTTGGCACCTGTGTGACCGGCACAATCCGGATCACGGCTGTTTTCCCAAACAGGAGACTCTGGCGCGGGACTGCGAAATGAGCCGGTCCACCTTGAACCTGCATCTGAAGGACCTGGAACGGCGCGGCCTGATCCGCCGGGAACAGCGGCGCAACCCGAAGACCTTTCAGCAGGAGGCAACCCGCTACAAGCTGGGCTTTGAAGCCGATTTTGTTGCCCTTGCGGCCGAGCGCCCCTGTCCGGATTCCGGACAGGGGACCAAGACCGATCCCGTGTCCGGATCTGCATGCAGTCCGCGTCCGGATTCGGGCCCGTCCCGTGTCCGGAAACCGGACACAAACCCTGTAAGGGAACCGGTAAAGAACCCTCTTTCGGACCGCCTGCGCGTGGAAGCGGCCAGGGACGTGGATGGGGGCGCGGATGAGGGCGCGGATGAGGGCGCGGATGAGGGCGTGGAAGCTGAGCCAGCATTGGTTCCAGATGACGTTCCTGGGACAGAGCAAGCGCCCGACACGGCTGCCGATGGGGGGGCAGATGCAGCTGACGATCCGAAGCAGATCGAACGGCAGTTCTGGAAGCTGGTGCGGGACTGGCCGGGGCTGGACGGCATGCCCAAACAGCGGGCCCTGCGCGCCTTTCAGGCCTTGAGCGCTGCGGACCGGGCGGCAGCGCTTGCCCGCCGGGATGCGTGGTTCGCTTTGCTGCGCGCCACCGGCCGCTCGTTCACGCCCGCGCCCTCGACCTATTGCACCGAACGGCTCTGGCAGGATGTGCCGGGAAGCCGAGATCCGGACATTAGCTCGGCGGGCCGTGGATCCGGGGGTGCCGCGACCGGCCTCTCAACCGGGGCCCGGGCGGCGCCCTTCGGCAAGGCCTGGAGCGCGGTGCGCTTTGCCGACCTGATGCGCCCGCCCTATGGCCGGTTCCCAAAACCCTCCGCGTACTTGCAAGGGGTGCTGTCGGCCGGGGGTGAGATGGCTGCGTGCGAACGGCTGCGCCGCAGGGCCGTTTATGGCTGGCCGAAGGTGAGCGCGCTGCAGGCCCGGGCCCTGCGCCAGCGCAAGGGCTGCGCCGCGGACCCGGCCCTTGCCCCCCTGGAGGGGCTGTTCGGCGCGGTGCGGGTCGGGTCGGAGCTCTGGGCGGCGTGGAAGGCGCTGCACGCGGCCCGCGGCTGGCCATGGTTCGGCGCGGACCGGGATCTGCCGGACTGGATCTATCTGCCGGAGCCGCCGGAGGGCTTTGACCGCTATCCGGACCTTAGTGCTGCGGTGGCGGCGGCGCTCGCCCGGTTTGAGGCGCAGCATCAGGCGCTAAAACGGGTGATGGATCTGGCCCAGACGCAGGGCGCGGGCGATGGACAGGACCGGGGGCTCAACGGGCCCCAGGACAACGGGATCAAGGACAACGGGATCAAGGGGGAGGCGGCGGAATGA
- a CDS encoding transcription termination/antitermination NusG family protein, whose translation MSIVRIKRPQIVHNLELLSRLLLRAKAEWVVIHTNPKCETRARDGLLGAGLLAFLPMEQIERRHGRGRKVKPAQTYTVIRPMFPRYLFAGMDVKKGQSVDQIRACDGVKGVLSFDKTGAVARVAVSDLIKILELSHGTFEGRPVADGQMADVARLKEGAVVKLVKGSWCGQDLTVTGYDAAKERVIGELTGSAMRLAVTAPLDAVIQPEVAKRTR comes from the coding sequence ATGAGCATCGTGCGGATCAAGCGGCCGCAGATCGTGCACAATCTGGAGCTCCTGAGCCGGCTGCTCTTGCGCGCCAAGGCCGAGTGGGTGGTTATCCACACCAATCCGAAATGCGAAACCCGGGCGCGGGACGGGCTCTTGGGCGCCGGTCTTCTGGCCTTCCTGCCGATGGAGCAGATCGAGCGCCGGCACGGGCGCGGGCGCAAGGTCAAACCCGCGCAGACCTACACCGTGATCCGGCCGATGTTCCCGCGCTATCTCTTTGCCGGGATGGACGTCAAAAAGGGCCAGAGCGTTGACCAGATCCGAGCCTGTGACGGGGTGAAAGGTGTTCTGTCCTTTGACAAAACCGGGGCGGTGGCCCGGGTGGCGGTCAGTGATCTCATCAAGATCCTGGAGCTGTCGCACGGCACCTTTGAGGGCCGGCCGGTGGCGGACGGGCAGATGGCCGATGTGGCGCGCCTGAAAGAGGGCGCGGTGGTGAAACTGGTGAAAGGCTCCTGGTGCGGGCAGGACCTCACCGTGACCGGCTATGACGCGGCGAAGGAGCGCGTGATCGGCGAGCTGACGGGCTCGGCCATGCGCCTGGCCGTGACCGCGCCTCTTGACGCGGTAATACAGCCTGAGGTAGCAAAACGAACACGCTGA
- a CDS encoding serine hydrolase domain-containing protein: protein MKEPLSAQQSDPRVLRWMEGFPPPADKLITQPDSVYFSFPKLRWSVCHLREFLPTEEISRGLKAPLPLTYAPAHEFAELRIAIDGLTFLPIGSSEEMTWEQSLFANYTDGLLILHKGKVVYERYFGCLNEDGKHAAMSMTKSVTGLLAEILVVEGALDENALVSEIIPEIGGSAFANATVREVMDMTTGVAYSEDYADPDADIWKYSKAASPLPKPDGYIGPNGYWEYLQEVEPEGNHGDAFHYKTINSDMLGWIISRVSGKAVTDLASERLWIPMGAEQSAYQTVDGNGVPFAGGGLSAGLRDLGRLGAMMLNGGKVGSEQVFPEQTVRNIRYGGHRDKFAGFPTLPGASYRSQWWVLHNDHGAFAARGVHGQTIYVDPTAEMVLVRFASHPQAKNGYIDPTSLPAFQAVAEYLMSLAD, encoded by the coding sequence ATGAAAGAGCCTTTAAGCGCGCAACAATCCGATCCGCGCGTGTTGCGATGGATGGAGGGCTTTCCTCCGCCCGCTGACAAGCTCATTACTCAACCGGATTCCGTTTATTTCAGCTTCCCCAAACTGCGCTGGTCGGTCTGTCACCTCCGTGAGTTTCTGCCGACAGAAGAAATCAGCCGGGGATTGAAGGCGCCGTTGCCGCTGACCTACGCCCCAGCGCACGAATTTGCAGAACTCCGGATTGCAATTGACGGCTTGACGTTTCTGCCGATTGGCAGTTCAGAAGAGATGACCTGGGAGCAGTCTCTCTTCGCAAATTACACGGACGGTCTTCTGATCTTGCATAAGGGGAAGGTCGTCTATGAACGCTATTTTGGCTGCTTAAATGAAGACGGCAAGCATGCTGCCATGTCTATGACCAAGTCAGTTACCGGCCTGCTCGCAGAGATTTTGGTTGTTGAAGGTGCGTTGGATGAGAACGCACTTGTATCAGAAATTATTCCGGAAATCGGTGGGAGTGCTTTTGCCAATGCCACGGTGCGTGAAGTTATGGACATGACGACAGGCGTCGCCTACTCCGAAGACTACGCGGACCCGGATGCCGATATCTGGAAATATTCTAAAGCCGCAAGTCCTCTCCCAAAACCGGACGGGTATATTGGGCCGAACGGCTATTGGGAATACCTTCAAGAAGTCGAACCAGAAGGCAACCACGGGGATGCGTTTCACTACAAGACCATCAATTCGGACATGCTGGGATGGATCATAAGCCGTGTCTCTGGAAAGGCGGTTACCGACCTTGCTTCCGAACGTCTGTGGATCCCGATGGGCGCAGAGCAATCTGCCTACCAAACGGTAGACGGAAATGGCGTACCGTTCGCCGGGGGAGGCTTAAGTGCAGGTCTTCGAGACCTCGGGCGACTGGGCGCGATGATGCTGAACGGCGGCAAGGTTGGCAGTGAGCAAGTGTTTCCGGAGCAAACTGTTCGAAACATACGGTATGGGGGGCATAGGGATAAATTCGCAGGGTTTCCAACCCTTCCGGGTGCCAGCTACCGAAGTCAATGGTGGGTTCTGCACAACGACCATGGAGCCTTTGCTGCCCGTGGCGTCCACGGACAAACCATCTACGTAGATCCGACAGCAGAGATGGTTTTGGTGCGTTTCGCATCCCACCCACAAGCCAAGAACGGATACATCGATCCAACATCATTGCCCGCGTTCCAAGCAGTGGCGGAATACCTGATGAGTCTCGCCGACTGA
- a CDS encoding helix-turn-helix domain-containing protein: MRSHTSDDIWDRRRRNLRAVIAWQGTNPSRICQDANLSVNTLNKFLRGDTRTMRWESLERICAALEISNTAVLDSQNPWSENRKQLHALVEAMSEDEARDALNRLLSRRA; the protein is encoded by the coding sequence ATGCGCAGCCACACATCGGACGACATCTGGGACCGGCGCCGGCGCAACCTGAGGGCGGTCATCGCCTGGCAGGGCACGAACCCGAGCCGGATCTGCCAGGACGCCAACTTGAGCGTCAACACGCTGAACAAGTTCCTGCGCGGCGACACCCGCACCATGCGCTGGGAAAGCCTGGAGCGGATTTGTGCAGCGCTGGAGATTTCCAACACGGCGGTGCTCGACAGCCAGAACCCCTGGTCTGAAAACCGCAAGCAGCTCCATGCCCTTGTGGAGGCGATGAGCGAGGACGAAGCCAGGGACGCGCTCAACCGTCTTTTGTCCCGGCGGGCCTGA